A portion of the Drosophila sechellia strain sech25 chromosome 2R, ASM438219v1, whole genome shotgun sequence genome contains these proteins:
- the LOC6608439 gene encoding transitional endoplasmic reticulum ATPase TER94 isoform X3, translated as MADSKGEDLATAILKRKDRPNRLIVEEAQNDDNSVVSLSQAKMDELQLFRGDTVILKGKRRKETVCIVLSDDTCPDEKIRMNRVVRNNLCVHLSDVVSVQSCPDVKYGKRVRILPIDETTEGVTGNLFEIYLKPYFLEAYRPIHMGDNFIVRAAMRPIEFKVVLTDPEPYCIVAPETVIFCDGDPIKREEEEESLNAVGYDDIGGCRKQLAQIKEMVELPLRHPSLFKAIGVKPPRGILMYGPPGTGKTLIARAVANETGAFFFLINGPEIMSKLAGESESNLRKAFEEAEKNSPAIIFIDEIDAIAPKRDKTHGEVERRIVSQLLTLMDGMKKSSHLIVMAATNRPNSIDPALRRFGRFDREIDIGIPDATGRLEVLRIHTKNMKLHDDVDLEQIAAESHGHVGADLASLCSEAALQQIREKMDLIDLEDDKIDAEVLASLAVTMENFRYAMTKSSPSALRETVVEVPNTTWTDIGGLESVKKELQELVQYPVEHPDKFLKFGMQPSRGVLFYGPPGCGKTLLAKAIANECQANFISVKGPELLTMWFGESEANVRDIFDKARSAAPCVLFFDELDSIAKARGGNVGDAGGAADRVINQILTEMDGMGAKKNVFIIGATNRPDIIDPAILRPGRLDQLIYIPLPDDKSREAILKANLRKSPLAKEVDLTYIAKVTQGFSGADLTEICQRACKLAIRQAIEAEIRREKERAENQNSAMDMDEDDPVPEITSAHFEEAMKFARRSVSDNDIRKYEMFAQTLQQSRGFGQNFRFPGQTGNTSGSGNNLPVNSPGDNGDDDLYS; from the exons ATGGCAGATTCCAAGGG TGAAGATCTGGCTACGGCGATCCTGAAGCGCAAGGACCGTCCCAACCGACTGATTGTGGAGGAGGCTCAGAATGACGACAACTCTGTGGTGTCGCTATCGCAG GCGAAGATGGATGAGCTGCAGCTCTTCCGTGGCGACACCGTGATTCTGAAGGGCAAGCGCCGAAAGGAGACGGTGTGCATCGTGCTCTCGGACGACACCTGCCCCGACGAGAAGATCCGAATGAACCGCGTGGTGCGCAACAACCTGTGCGTCCATCTTTCGGATGTGGTTTCCGTGCAGTCCTGCCCGGACGTCAAGTACGGCAAGCGGGTGCGCATCCTGCCCATCGACGAAACCACCGAAGGCGTTACCGGCAACCTGTTCGAGATCTATCTGAAGCCGTACTTCCTAGAGGCCTATCGGCCAATCCACATGGGCGACAACTTCATTGTGCGCGCCGCCATGCGTCCAATTGAGTTCAAGGTGGTTCTGACCGACCCGGAGCCCTACTGCATCGTAGCTCCCGAGACGGTAATCTTCTGCGACGGTGATCCGATCAAGcgtgaggaggaggaggagtccCTAAACGCCGTTGGCTACGATGATATCGGTGGTTGCCGCAAGCAGCTAGCCCAAATCAAGGAGATGGTTGAGTTGCCTTTGCGGCATCCATCGCTCTTCAAGGCCATCGGTGTGAAGCCACCGCGTGGTATCCTTATGTACGGTCCCCCGGGTACCGGTAAGACCCTGATTGCCAGGGCTGTGGCCAACGAGACCGGAGCCTTTTTCTTCCTGATTAACGGACCGGAGATCATGTCCAAGCTAGCCGGAGAGTCGGAATCGAATCTGCGCAAGGCCTTTGAGGAAGCCGAGAAAAACTCGCCGGCTATCATCTTCATCGATGAGATCGACGCCATTGCCCCCAAGCGAGACAAGACCCATGGCGAGGTGGAGCGTCGCATTGTGTCGCAGCTTTTGACCCTCATGGACGGCATGAAGAAGAGCTCCCATCTGATCGTTATGGCTGCCACTAACAGACCCAACTCCATTGACCCGGCCCTGCGTCGCTTTGGACGTTTTGATCGTGAGATTGACATCGGCATTCCAGATGCCACTGGTCGACTGGAGGTGCTGCGCATTCACACCAAGAACATGAAGCTGCATGATGACGTTGACCTGGAGCAGATTGCTGCCGAATCCCACGGACATGTGGGCGCTGATCTGGCTTCACTGTGCTCTGAGGCTGCCCTTCAGCAAATCCGTGAGAAGATGGACCTCATCGATTTGGAAGACGATAAGATCGATGCCGAGGTGCTGGCGTCGCTGGCCGTGACAATGGAGAACTTCCGCTACGCTATGACCAAGTCCAGTCCATCGGCACTGCGTGAAACTGTTGTGGAGGTGCCGAACACCACCTGGACAGACATCGGTGGTTTGGAGAGCGTCAAGAAGGAATTGCAGGAGCTGGTACAATACCCAGTGGAGCATCCGGACAAGTTCTTGAAGTTTGGTATGCAGCCCAGTCGTGGTGTCCTTTTCTACGGACCCCCTGGTTGCGGTAAGACGCTGCTGGCCAAGGCCATTGCCAACGAGTGCCAGGCGAACTTCATCTCAGTCAAGGGTCCCGAGCTGCTGACCATGTGGTTCGGCGAGTCTGAGGCCAACGTGCGCGACATCTTCGATAAGGCCCGCTCGGCGGCTCCTTGTGTGCTCTTCTTCGACGAGCTGGACTCGATCGCCAAAGCCCGTGGCGGTAATGTTGGCGATGCTGGCGGCGCCGCTGATCGTGTGATCAACCAGATCCTTACCGAAATGGATGGCATGGGAGCCAAGAAGAACGTGTTCATCATCGGAGCCACCAATCGCCCGGACATTATCGATCCGGCCATCCTCCGTCCGGGCCGTCTGGATCAGTTGATCTATATTCCGCTGCCCGATGACAAGTCGCGTGAGGCTATCCTGAAGGCTAACTTGCGCAAGTCGCCGTTGGCCAAGGAAGTAGACCTTACCTACATCGCCAAGGTGACGCAGGGTTTCTCTGGCGCCGATCTGACCGAGATCTGCCAGCGGGCTTGCAAGCTGGCCATCCGACAGGCCATCGAGGCTGAAATTCGTCGCGAGAAGGAGCGCGCCGAAAACCAGAACTCGGCGATGGAC ATGGACGAGGACGATCCAGTGCCGGAGATTACCAGCGCCCACTTTGAGGAGGCCATGAAGTTCGCTCGTCGTTCGGTGTCCGATAATGACATCAGGAAATACGAGATGTTTGCCCAGACTTTGCAGCAGTCCCGTGGATTCGGACAGAACTTCAG ATTCCCCGGTCAAACCGGTAACACCTCAGGATCTGGTAACAACTTGCCAGTTAACTCGCCCGGCGACAACGGCGACGATGATCTTTACAGTTAG
- the LOC6608439 gene encoding transitional endoplasmic reticulum ATPase TER94 isoform X1 produces the protein MSGGKNDKMDHDGDTRDFMRGYHSEQDEKMKPKASFDKREDLATAILKRKDRPNRLIVEEAQNDDNSVVSLSQAKMDELQLFRGDTVILKGKRRKETVCIVLSDDTCPDEKIRMNRVVRNNLCVHLSDVVSVQSCPDVKYGKRVRILPIDETTEGVTGNLFEIYLKPYFLEAYRPIHMGDNFIVRAAMRPIEFKVVLTDPEPYCIVAPETVIFCDGDPIKREEEEESLNAVGYDDIGGCRKQLAQIKEMVELPLRHPSLFKAIGVKPPRGILMYGPPGTGKTLIARAVANETGAFFFLINGPEIMSKLAGESESNLRKAFEEAEKNSPAIIFIDEIDAIAPKRDKTHGEVERRIVSQLLTLMDGMKKSSHLIVMAATNRPNSIDPALRRFGRFDREIDIGIPDATGRLEVLRIHTKNMKLHDDVDLEQIAAESHGHVGADLASLCSEAALQQIREKMDLIDLEDDKIDAEVLASLAVTMENFRYAMTKSSPSALRETVVEVPNTTWTDIGGLESVKKELQELVQYPVEHPDKFLKFGMQPSRGVLFYGPPGCGKTLLAKAIANECQANFISVKGPELLTMWFGESEANVRDIFDKARSAAPCVLFFDELDSIAKARGGNVGDAGGAADRVINQILTEMDGMGAKKNVFIIGATNRPDIIDPAILRPGRLDQLIYIPLPDDKSREAILKANLRKSPLAKEVDLTYIAKVTQGFSGADLTEICQRACKLAIRQAIEAEIRREKERAENQNSAMDMDEDDPVPEITSAHFEEAMKFARRSVSDNDIRKYEMFAQTLQQSRGFGQNFRFPGQTGNTSGSGNNLPVNSPGDNGDDDLYS, from the exons atgtCCGGCGGCAAGAACGATAAGATGGATCATGATGGGGATACCAGGGACTTTATGCGCGGATATCACAGCGAGCAGGATGAGAAGATGAAGCCGAAAGCCTCGTTCGATAAGCG TGAAGATCTGGCTACGGCGATCCTGAAGCGCAAGGACCGTCCCAACCGACTGATTGTGGAGGAGGCTCAGAATGACGACAACTCTGTGGTGTCGCTATCGCAG GCGAAGATGGATGAGCTGCAGCTCTTCCGTGGCGACACCGTGATTCTGAAGGGCAAGCGCCGAAAGGAGACGGTGTGCATCGTGCTCTCGGACGACACCTGCCCCGACGAGAAGATCCGAATGAACCGCGTGGTGCGCAACAACCTGTGCGTCCATCTTTCGGATGTGGTTTCCGTGCAGTCCTGCCCGGACGTCAAGTACGGCAAGCGGGTGCGCATCCTGCCCATCGACGAAACCACCGAAGGCGTTACCGGCAACCTGTTCGAGATCTATCTGAAGCCGTACTTCCTAGAGGCCTATCGGCCAATCCACATGGGCGACAACTTCATTGTGCGCGCCGCCATGCGTCCAATTGAGTTCAAGGTGGTTCTGACCGACCCGGAGCCCTACTGCATCGTAGCTCCCGAGACGGTAATCTTCTGCGACGGTGATCCGATCAAGcgtgaggaggaggaggagtccCTAAACGCCGTTGGCTACGATGATATCGGTGGTTGCCGCAAGCAGCTAGCCCAAATCAAGGAGATGGTTGAGTTGCCTTTGCGGCATCCATCGCTCTTCAAGGCCATCGGTGTGAAGCCACCGCGTGGTATCCTTATGTACGGTCCCCCGGGTACCGGTAAGACCCTGATTGCCAGGGCTGTGGCCAACGAGACCGGAGCCTTTTTCTTCCTGATTAACGGACCGGAGATCATGTCCAAGCTAGCCGGAGAGTCGGAATCGAATCTGCGCAAGGCCTTTGAGGAAGCCGAGAAAAACTCGCCGGCTATCATCTTCATCGATGAGATCGACGCCATTGCCCCCAAGCGAGACAAGACCCATGGCGAGGTGGAGCGTCGCATTGTGTCGCAGCTTTTGACCCTCATGGACGGCATGAAGAAGAGCTCCCATCTGATCGTTATGGCTGCCACTAACAGACCCAACTCCATTGACCCGGCCCTGCGTCGCTTTGGACGTTTTGATCGTGAGATTGACATCGGCATTCCAGATGCCACTGGTCGACTGGAGGTGCTGCGCATTCACACCAAGAACATGAAGCTGCATGATGACGTTGACCTGGAGCAGATTGCTGCCGAATCCCACGGACATGTGGGCGCTGATCTGGCTTCACTGTGCTCTGAGGCTGCCCTTCAGCAAATCCGTGAGAAGATGGACCTCATCGATTTGGAAGACGATAAGATCGATGCCGAGGTGCTGGCGTCGCTGGCCGTGACAATGGAGAACTTCCGCTACGCTATGACCAAGTCCAGTCCATCGGCACTGCGTGAAACTGTTGTGGAGGTGCCGAACACCACCTGGACAGACATCGGTGGTTTGGAGAGCGTCAAGAAGGAATTGCAGGAGCTGGTACAATACCCAGTGGAGCATCCGGACAAGTTCTTGAAGTTTGGTATGCAGCCCAGTCGTGGTGTCCTTTTCTACGGACCCCCTGGTTGCGGTAAGACGCTGCTGGCCAAGGCCATTGCCAACGAGTGCCAGGCGAACTTCATCTCAGTCAAGGGTCCCGAGCTGCTGACCATGTGGTTCGGCGAGTCTGAGGCCAACGTGCGCGACATCTTCGATAAGGCCCGCTCGGCGGCTCCTTGTGTGCTCTTCTTCGACGAGCTGGACTCGATCGCCAAAGCCCGTGGCGGTAATGTTGGCGATGCTGGCGGCGCCGCTGATCGTGTGATCAACCAGATCCTTACCGAAATGGATGGCATGGGAGCCAAGAAGAACGTGTTCATCATCGGAGCCACCAATCGCCCGGACATTATCGATCCGGCCATCCTCCGTCCGGGCCGTCTGGATCAGTTGATCTATATTCCGCTGCCCGATGACAAGTCGCGTGAGGCTATCCTGAAGGCTAACTTGCGCAAGTCGCCGTTGGCCAAGGAAGTAGACCTTACCTACATCGCCAAGGTGACGCAGGGTTTCTCTGGCGCCGATCTGACCGAGATCTGCCAGCGGGCTTGCAAGCTGGCCATCCGACAGGCCATCGAGGCTGAAATTCGTCGCGAGAAGGAGCGCGCCGAAAACCAGAACTCGGCGATGGAC ATGGACGAGGACGATCCAGTGCCGGAGATTACCAGCGCCCACTTTGAGGAGGCCATGAAGTTCGCTCGTCGTTCGGTGTCCGATAATGACATCAGGAAATACGAGATGTTTGCCCAGACTTTGCAGCAGTCCCGTGGATTCGGACAGAACTTCAG ATTCCCCGGTCAAACCGGTAACACCTCAGGATCTGGTAACAACTTGCCAGTTAACTCGCCCGGCGACAACGGCGACGATGATCTTTACAGTTAG
- the LOC6608439 gene encoding transitional endoplasmic reticulum ATPase TER94 isoform X2 — MSGGKNDKMDHDGDTRDFMRGYHSEQDEKMKPKASFDKREDLATAILKRKDRPNRLIVEEAQNDDNSVVSLSQAKMDELQLFRGDTVILKGKRRKETVCIVLSDDTCPDEKIRMNRVVRNNLCVHLSDVVSVQSCPDVKYGKRVRILPIDETTEGVTGNLFEIYLKPYFLEAYRPIHMGDNFIVRAAMRPIEFKVVLTDPEPYCIVAPETVIFCDGDPIKREEEEESLNAVGYDDIGGCRKQLAQIKEMVELPLRHPSLFKAIGVKPPRGILMYGPPGTGKTLIARAVANETGAFFFLINGPEIMSKLAGESESNLRKAFEEAEKNSPAIIFIDEIDAIAPKRDKTHGEVERRIVSQLLTLMDGMKKSSHLIVMAATNRPNSIDPALRRFGRFDREIDIGIPDATGRLEVLRIHTKNMKLHDDVDLEQIAAESHGHVGADLASLCSEAALQQIREKMDLIDLEDDKIDAEVLASLAVTMENFRYAMTKSSPSALRETVVEVPNTTWTDIGGLESVKKELQELVQYPVEHPDKFLKFGMQPSRGVLFYGPPGCGKTLLAKAIANECQANFISVKGPELLTMWFGESEANVRDIFDKARSAAPCVLFFDELDSIAKARGGNVGDAGGAADRVINQILTEMDGMGAKKNVFIIGATNRPDIIDPAILRPGRLDQLIYIPLPDDKSREAILKANLRKSPLAKEVDLTYIAKVTQGFSGADLTEICQRACKLAIRQAIEAEIRREKERAENQNSAMDDEDDPVPEITSAHFEEAMKFARRSVSDNDIRKYEMFAQTLQQSRGFGQNFRFPGQTGNTSGSGNNLPVNSPGDNGDDDLYS; from the exons atgtCCGGCGGCAAGAACGATAAGATGGATCATGATGGGGATACCAGGGACTTTATGCGCGGATATCACAGCGAGCAGGATGAGAAGATGAAGCCGAAAGCCTCGTTCGATAAGCG TGAAGATCTGGCTACGGCGATCCTGAAGCGCAAGGACCGTCCCAACCGACTGATTGTGGAGGAGGCTCAGAATGACGACAACTCTGTGGTGTCGCTATCGCAG GCGAAGATGGATGAGCTGCAGCTCTTCCGTGGCGACACCGTGATTCTGAAGGGCAAGCGCCGAAAGGAGACGGTGTGCATCGTGCTCTCGGACGACACCTGCCCCGACGAGAAGATCCGAATGAACCGCGTGGTGCGCAACAACCTGTGCGTCCATCTTTCGGATGTGGTTTCCGTGCAGTCCTGCCCGGACGTCAAGTACGGCAAGCGGGTGCGCATCCTGCCCATCGACGAAACCACCGAAGGCGTTACCGGCAACCTGTTCGAGATCTATCTGAAGCCGTACTTCCTAGAGGCCTATCGGCCAATCCACATGGGCGACAACTTCATTGTGCGCGCCGCCATGCGTCCAATTGAGTTCAAGGTGGTTCTGACCGACCCGGAGCCCTACTGCATCGTAGCTCCCGAGACGGTAATCTTCTGCGACGGTGATCCGATCAAGcgtgaggaggaggaggagtccCTAAACGCCGTTGGCTACGATGATATCGGTGGTTGCCGCAAGCAGCTAGCCCAAATCAAGGAGATGGTTGAGTTGCCTTTGCGGCATCCATCGCTCTTCAAGGCCATCGGTGTGAAGCCACCGCGTGGTATCCTTATGTACGGTCCCCCGGGTACCGGTAAGACCCTGATTGCCAGGGCTGTGGCCAACGAGACCGGAGCCTTTTTCTTCCTGATTAACGGACCGGAGATCATGTCCAAGCTAGCCGGAGAGTCGGAATCGAATCTGCGCAAGGCCTTTGAGGAAGCCGAGAAAAACTCGCCGGCTATCATCTTCATCGATGAGATCGACGCCATTGCCCCCAAGCGAGACAAGACCCATGGCGAGGTGGAGCGTCGCATTGTGTCGCAGCTTTTGACCCTCATGGACGGCATGAAGAAGAGCTCCCATCTGATCGTTATGGCTGCCACTAACAGACCCAACTCCATTGACCCGGCCCTGCGTCGCTTTGGACGTTTTGATCGTGAGATTGACATCGGCATTCCAGATGCCACTGGTCGACTGGAGGTGCTGCGCATTCACACCAAGAACATGAAGCTGCATGATGACGTTGACCTGGAGCAGATTGCTGCCGAATCCCACGGACATGTGGGCGCTGATCTGGCTTCACTGTGCTCTGAGGCTGCCCTTCAGCAAATCCGTGAGAAGATGGACCTCATCGATTTGGAAGACGATAAGATCGATGCCGAGGTGCTGGCGTCGCTGGCCGTGACAATGGAGAACTTCCGCTACGCTATGACCAAGTCCAGTCCATCGGCACTGCGTGAAACTGTTGTGGAGGTGCCGAACACCACCTGGACAGACATCGGTGGTTTGGAGAGCGTCAAGAAGGAATTGCAGGAGCTGGTACAATACCCAGTGGAGCATCCGGACAAGTTCTTGAAGTTTGGTATGCAGCCCAGTCGTGGTGTCCTTTTCTACGGACCCCCTGGTTGCGGTAAGACGCTGCTGGCCAAGGCCATTGCCAACGAGTGCCAGGCGAACTTCATCTCAGTCAAGGGTCCCGAGCTGCTGACCATGTGGTTCGGCGAGTCTGAGGCCAACGTGCGCGACATCTTCGATAAGGCCCGCTCGGCGGCTCCTTGTGTGCTCTTCTTCGACGAGCTGGACTCGATCGCCAAAGCCCGTGGCGGTAATGTTGGCGATGCTGGCGGCGCCGCTGATCGTGTGATCAACCAGATCCTTACCGAAATGGATGGCATGGGAGCCAAGAAGAACGTGTTCATCATCGGAGCCACCAATCGCCCGGACATTATCGATCCGGCCATCCTCCGTCCGGGCCGTCTGGATCAGTTGATCTATATTCCGCTGCCCGATGACAAGTCGCGTGAGGCTATCCTGAAGGCTAACTTGCGCAAGTCGCCGTTGGCCAAGGAAGTAGACCTTACCTACATCGCCAAGGTGACGCAGGGTTTCTCTGGCGCCGATCTGACCGAGATCTGCCAGCGGGCTTGCAAGCTGGCCATCCGACAGGCCATCGAGGCTGAAATTCGTCGCGAGAAGGAGCGCGCCGAAAACCAGAACTCGGCGATGGAC GACGAGGACGATCCAGTGCCGGAGATTACCAGCGCCCACTTTGAGGAGGCCATGAAGTTCGCTCGTCGTTCGGTGTCCGATAATGACATCAGGAAATACGAGATGTTTGCCCAGACTTTGCAGCAGTCCCGTGGATTCGGACAGAACTTCAG ATTCCCCGGTCAAACCGGTAACACCTCAGGATCTGGTAACAACTTGCCAGTTAACTCGCCCGGCGACAACGGCGACGATGATCTTTACAGTTAG
- the LOC6608440 gene encoding cAMP-dependent protein kinase type II regulatory subunit isoform X1 translates to MSSDSSRRIQVPEELKEVLLQFSISFLVEQPPDVIDYAVEYFTKLQSERPSVSHTDQSTDDQLSVNSQDADAEPPVMASSRRKSVFAEAYDPEADDDDDGATAVFPKTDEQRARLVESVKNVLLFRSLEKEQMNQVLDAMFERKVQPGDFIIRQGDDGDNFYVIESGVYKVYINDKHINTYNHTGLFGELALLYNMPRAATVQAETSGLLWAMDRQTFRRILLKSAFRKRKMYEELLNSVPMLKALQNYERMNLADALVSKSYDNGERIIKQGDAADGMYFIEEGTVSVRMDQDDAEVEISQLGKGQYFGELALVTHRPRAASVYATGGVVKLAFLDVKAFERLLGPCMDIMKRNIDDYESQLVKIFGSKNNITDTR, encoded by the exons ATGTCGAGCGATTCGAGTCGAAGGATCCAGGTGCCCGAGGAGCTAAAGGAGGTGCTGCTGCAGTTCTCGATCTCCTTCCTGGTGGAACAACCGCCGGACGTGATCGATTACGCCGTGGAGTACTTCACCAAACTGCAGTCGGAACGCCCGAGCGTCTCTCACACGGATCAAAGCACCGATGACCAGCTGAGCGTCAACTCACAGGATGCCGATG CGGAACCACCAGTGATGGCCAGCTCGCGCCGCAAATCAGTTTTCGCCGAGGCCTACGATCCGGAGGCggatgacgacgatgatggCGCCACCGCCGTGTTCCCCAAGACAGATGAGCAGCGCGCCCGGCTGGTCGAGTCGGTGAAGAACGTCCTCCTCTTCCGATCCCTCGAGAAGGAGCAG ATGAACCAAGTCCTGGATGCCATGTTCGAGCGGAAGGTTCAGCCGGGTGACTTTATCATCCGCCAGGGTGACGACGGCGATAACTTTTATGTTATTGAATC TGGCGTCTACAAAGTCTATATTAATGACAAGCACATTAACACCTACAATCACACTGGACTCTTCGGTGAATTAGCGCTGCTCTACAATATGCCCAG AGCGGCCACCGTTCAGGCGGAAACGAGTGGTCTACTTTGGGCCATGGATCGCCAGACCTTCCGCCGCATCCTCTTGAAGTCGGCCTTCAGGAAGCGGAAAATGTACGAGGAGCTGTTGAACAGCGTGCCCATGCTGAAGGCTTTGCAG AACTACGAACGCATGAATCTGGCGGATGCCTTGGTTTCGAAGAGCTACGACAATGGCGAACGCATCATCAAACAGG GTGACGCCGCCGACGGCATGTACTTCATTGAGGAGGGAACGGTATCCGTGCGCATGGACCAGGACGACGCCGAGGTGGAGATCTCCCAGCTGGGCAAGGGACAGTACTTCGGCGAGCTGGCGCTGGTGACACATCGACCCCGGGCAGCATCCGTCTACGCCACGGGCGGCGTCGTCAAGCTAGCAT TCCTCGATGTCAAGGCCTTTGAGCGTTTGCTGGGTCCCTGCATGGATATTATGAAGCGCAACATTGACGACTACGAGTCGCAGTTGGTGAAGATATTCGGCAGCAAAAACAATATCACCGATACACGATAA
- the LOC6608440 gene encoding cAMP-dependent protein kinase type II regulatory subunit isoform X2, translating to MSSDSSRRIQVPEELKEVLLQFSISFLVEQPPDVIDYAVEYFTKLQSERPSVSHTDQSTDDQLSVNSQDADAEPPVMASSRRKSVFAEAYDPEADDDDDGATAVFPKTDEQRARLVESVKNVLLFRSLEKEQMNQVLDAMFERKVQPGDFIIRQGDDGDNFYVIESGVYKVYINDKHINTYNHTGLFGELALLYNMPRAATVQAETSGLLWAMDRQTFRRILLKSAFRKRKMYEELLNSVPMLKALQNYERMNLADALVSKSYDNGERIIKQGDAADGMYFIEEGTVSVRMDQDDAEVEISQLGKGQYFGELALVTHRPRAASVYATGGVVKLAFLDVICFERLMGKCSGGIQRSISGYRYLEQDLREYFGNLPLN from the exons ATGTCGAGCGATTCGAGTCGAAGGATCCAGGTGCCCGAGGAGCTAAAGGAGGTGCTGCTGCAGTTCTCGATCTCCTTCCTGGTGGAACAACCGCCGGACGTGATCGATTACGCCGTGGAGTACTTCACCAAACTGCAGTCGGAACGCCCGAGCGTCTCTCACACGGATCAAAGCACCGATGACCAGCTGAGCGTCAACTCACAGGATGCCGATG CGGAACCACCAGTGATGGCCAGCTCGCGCCGCAAATCAGTTTTCGCCGAGGCCTACGATCCGGAGGCggatgacgacgatgatggCGCCACCGCCGTGTTCCCCAAGACAGATGAGCAGCGCGCCCGGCTGGTCGAGTCGGTGAAGAACGTCCTCCTCTTCCGATCCCTCGAGAAGGAGCAG ATGAACCAAGTCCTGGATGCCATGTTCGAGCGGAAGGTTCAGCCGGGTGACTTTATCATCCGCCAGGGTGACGACGGCGATAACTTTTATGTTATTGAATC TGGCGTCTACAAAGTCTATATTAATGACAAGCACATTAACACCTACAATCACACTGGACTCTTCGGTGAATTAGCGCTGCTCTACAATATGCCCAG AGCGGCCACCGTTCAGGCGGAAACGAGTGGTCTACTTTGGGCCATGGATCGCCAGACCTTCCGCCGCATCCTCTTGAAGTCGGCCTTCAGGAAGCGGAAAATGTACGAGGAGCTGTTGAACAGCGTGCCCATGCTGAAGGCTTTGCAG AACTACGAACGCATGAATCTGGCGGATGCCTTGGTTTCGAAGAGCTACGACAATGGCGAACGCATCATCAAACAGG GTGACGCCGCCGACGGCATGTACTTCATTGAGGAGGGAACGGTATCCGTGCGCATGGACCAGGACGACGCCGAGGTGGAGATCTCCCAGCTGGGCAAGGGACAGTACTTCGGCGAGCTGGCGCTGGTGACACATCGACCCCGGGCAGCATCCGTCTACGCCACGGGCGGCGTCGTCAAGCTAGCAT TCCTGGATGTTATTTGCTTCGAACGCTTAATGGGAAAGTGTAGTGGGGGCATTCAGCGTAGCATTAGTGGGTATCGCTATCTGGAACAGGATCTGCGCGAATATTTCGGCAACTTGCCGCTTAATTAG